One genomic window of Anas acuta chromosome 14, bAnaAcu1.1, whole genome shotgun sequence includes the following:
- the SKP1 gene encoding S-phase kinase-associated protein 1 — protein MPSIKLQSSDGEIFEVDVEIAKQSVTIKTMLEDLGMDDEGDDDPVPLPNVNAAILKKVIQWCTHHKDDPPPPEDDENKEKRTDDIPVWDQEFLKVDQGTLFELILAANYLDIKGLLDVTCKTVANMIKGKTPEEIRKTFNIKNDFTEEEEAQVRKENQWCEEK, from the exons ATGCCTTCAATTAAACTGCAGAGTTCAGATGGAGAGATTTTTGAAGTTGATGTTGAAATTGCAAAGCAGTCTGTAACCATAAAGACTATGCTGGAAG ATCTGGGAATGGATGATGAAGGTGATGATGACCCAGTCCCTCTTCCAAATGTTAAtgcagctattttaaaaaag GTGATTCAGTGGTGCACCCATCACAAAGATGATCCACCTCCTCCTGAGGATGAtgagaacaaagagaaaagaacagatgACATCCCTGTGTGGGATCAAGAATTCCTGAAAGTAGACCAAGGAACACTTTTTGAACTTATCCTG GCTGCAAATTACTTGGACATCAAAGGCTTGCTTGATGTCACATGCAAGACAGTTGCAAACATGATCAAGGGGAAAACTCCAGAAGAAATTCGCAAGACATTCAATATTAAGAATGACTTcactgaagaggaagaagcacAG GTACGTAAAGAGAACCAGTGGTGTGAAGAGAAGTGA